In Holophagales bacterium, the DNA window GCGAGCTGGATGCCGTCGAGCGGCTTGCCGGGGCGCTCGTCGCCGATGGAGAGGATCTTCCTCGTGGTCGTCTTGGTGTTCCCGCGAACGGTGATCGTTCCGAGCCGGTAGGCGGTCCCCTCTGCGATCTCGAACGCGAGCGGGACGCGGCCCTTCTCGTCCGGAGCGCCGGGGCGGGGCGTCACCGTCGCCTCGTCGTAGCCGCGGCGGGAGTAGGCCCTCCGGATCTCGCCGGCGGCCTCCGCGTCGCGGCCGGGCACGTAGGGCCTGCCCTCCTTCAGCTTCGCGATGCGCCTGAGCTCGTCGGCGTCGATCACCTTCGCACCCGGGAAGCTCAGGGTTCCGATCGTCCGAAGAGGGCCTTCCTTCACCCGGAAGACGATCGTCCGCTTCTCTCCGCTTCCTTCCATGGCCGCCTCGACGGTCGCGTCCGGGAAGCCCGAACGGGAGTAGAGGTCGACGAGCGCGAGTCGGCTCTCCTCGAGGATCTGAGGCCCGGGATGGGACTTCGAGAGGCCCAGGAGCTGCGGCTCGTGGAAGGGAAGAGCCTTCTCGAGCCTCTTCCGGGGAATCGAGACCGCTCCCTCGAAGCGGATCGTCTCGACGGCGAGGCGGAGGCCGTGGTTCGCGGTCAGGACGACGGCCTTCTTCTTCGCGTCCTGCCGCTCGGACGGCGTCACCGTCACGTCGACGTAGCCTCGCTCGGTCATCCCCGTCGCGGCGGCCCGGGCGAGGCGGTTGACGACGCCTTCGGAGAGCGGGACGTTCCGCCGCTTCCACGACGCGGTCACCTCCCTCATGACGGGCCCGTCGATCCCCTTCCCCTCGAGGCTCTCGCGCAGGCCGAGCTCAAGGGTCACCGCGACGGACCGTGCACCGTCCCCCTCCGGAGGCTCCTCCACGATCTGAAACGTCGCGCCCTTCCACCCCAGGCCCCGGAGACGCCTCTGCTCCTTCTTCAGTCCCGATTCGAGGTCCTTCCGGTTGAACCGGGAGAGCTTCGCGTCGAGCCTGAAATAGAGGACCTTCCCGCGCGTGGCGAGGCTGGTGAAGAACGGGAGGCCGTCGAGGTCGACGTCGAACGTCTCGAGGCGGGGGAGGGGCGTCTCGACGACGTCGAGCACCACCTCGACGGCACCCTTCGCGTCGGGCTCGCCGACCGTGACCGAGACCATCGGCGCCGGCAGGCCGGCCCGCGTGTACGCCTCGGCGACCTGGGCGGGGACCGACACGGCGGGGTCGGCCGGCAGGGCCCGCCACGTCTTCAGGTCGATCCGGTCGCGAAGGACGCTCTTGCCGAGCTGCTTGACGCCCCTCAGCTCGATCCTGCGCACCCAGACGGGCGGGGCCTCGGCGGCCGCGCCGTGCGCGAGGAGGAGGAGGGCGAAGGCCGCGACTGCGGCCCGGACGCTAGTCGAGATCACGCCGGATCCGGAAGCCGCCTGACAGCGAGCCGTCCTGGTTCTGCCGGAGGCGCCCGCGGGTGCGGGAGCTGAACCGCCATTTCAGCTCGAAGACGTCGGTCGTCTCGCCGCTCACCCCCTTGTAGTAGGTGGCGGAGAGCCCTCCGCCCAGGTCCTTGCCGACCGAGAAGAGGAACTCCTCCCCCTCGGGCGTCGTCGGGAGCGGGATCATCTCGAGGTCGGTCCGGGCGCCGAGCGCGCCGAGGATGGGGGCCGCGGCGCCACGCATGGCCATCCGGGCCGCCGCGGCGCCCAGCTCGGACGAGCCGGTTCCCCCGGAGCCCCCGAGGAGGACCGAGACGATGTCGGCCTGGCTCCTCCCCTTCGAGGACGTGAGGAGGAGCTGGGCCTTCGACGCCTTCCCGTCGATCCGGACGGTGATCTCCTCGTCGTTCTTCGTCGTCGTCGCGACGATGTCGAGGTCCGGGTCGATCGCGTGCGGGTCGGAGAAGTCGAGCCGGGCGCGGGACAGGTCGAAGCTCGACCCGAGGACGTAGAGCTCGCCTCTCGTGGAGGAGATCGACCCGAGGACGACGGGCTCCCCGATGGTCCCCTTCACGCGGAGGTTCCCGCCCAGCTCCGCATCGCCGAGATTCCCTTCGAGGTGGATGGCGTCCCGGGCGATGACCGCGACGTCGAGCGCGAGGCCCCGCACGAAGGGAGGAAGGGTGCTCTTCGAGGCGGTGGCCCTGCGCCCGCGCTCCTTGAACGCTTTCAGCAGTTCGCCGGCGTCGAGGCTGGGGGTGTAGACGACGTCGTCGAGCCGGACCTCGCCGGAGATGGCGGGCGAGGGCCAATCCCCCTTCGCCGCGAGGTCGGCTCCCGCCCGGACCTGGACGTCCTTGCCGGCCTCGAGCTCGAGATCGCGGGCCCGGAGCGTGGCGTCGATGCGGCCCAGCTTCCGCTCCGAGAGGCCGGCGCGGCCCGCGAGGGAGACCGTTCCGCCGCCGATGCGGGCCGTGATCCCGTCGCTGTGGATCTCGCCCGGCTCGAGAGTGACCGTCCCGGTCAGCTGCTCGACCGGCGTGGGGAAGTCGGGACCGTCGAGGAGCGCGTCCTTCACCGCGACGCTTCCCGTGGCGACGGGCCTGCCGACCGTCCCGGCGACGTCGAGCTTCGCCAGGAGGCGCCCCGAGGCCCGGTCGAGCGCGTCGAAGAACGGCAGGAGGATCGCGAGGTCGAGGGACGAGGTGAGCGAGAGGCGGCCGCTCCCGGGGCCCTCGAAGGGAAGGCCTCCGGTCGCCTCGAGCTCGAGGCCGGTGCCCGAGAGCCGAAGCGAGCGGACCTCGACGCGGGAGTGGTCGACGACGAGGCTCACCGGCTGGTCGGCATGGACGGCCCACTTCGGGTGCGTCGCCTCGAAGGCGTCGAGGGTGAGGTCGACCGCGACGCCGCCGAGGTCGGCGACCGTCCCCGCGCGCGCGCACCCGCCCCGTCGCTTCGCCGTGACGTCCGCGGAGATCCCGGCGGCGTGGAGGAAAGGAGAGAGGTCGAGCGCGTCGAGCGTCGCCGTGGCGTCGAAAGGCCGTGCGCCGGCGATCGAGCCCGTCGCCTTCACGCGGAGCCGGCCTCCGAGAGCGTCGCCGTCGACGGTGAGCGCCCCTCCCGCGAGGACGGCGTCCAGCCTGGCGTCCTCGACGCGGTACGCGCCCCACGAAAGACCCGCCAGCGTGACGGCGGCGACGACCCGGCCCTCGTCGGTCGGCGTCAGGGCGGCATCGAGCTTCGAGAGCGCCCCTCCGAGAGCCACGAGGTCCCGGACCTTCACGGTTCCCGTGAGCCCGGGGCGTTCGAGCTCCCCGGCCATCCGCACGTCCACCGACACGCTTCCACCGAGCACCCCGGACCTGGATTTGGGGTCAGTTCCGTTTTCCGTGGAAGCTGGCTTCGCCGCGCTTCTCGATTCGGGCGGGAGGAGCGGCTCGAACGCCGAGAGATCCGGGACCTCGAGACGGACGACGACGTCGAGGGCGCTCCCGTCGAGGTTCCCGCCACCCGAGAGGGTGCCGTGGCTTCCGTCGTCACCCTTCAGCTCGAGCCCCGCGAGGTCGATCCGCTCTCCACGAACGGTGGCCTCGCCTCCCGACGTCGAAAGCCGGCGGCCGGCCGCGGCGACGAACGCGTCCCCGAGGCTCACCGTCGCCTCGAGCGGGCCGTTACGGGACCGCTTCGCCGCGAGGTGGCCCGACACCTCGCCGTGGAAGTCGGCGAGGTGAGAGGGAAGGACAGCCGCCAGAGGGGAGAGGTCGAATCGCACGAGCGTGGCCTCGGCCTCGAAGCCGCCGCGAGCGGGCGCGACGGCCTTTGCCGTCAGCCGGCCGTCGGCCGTGCCGAGCCGCGCCTCGACCGTCGCGCCGAGGGCGGCGTGC includes these proteins:
- a CDS encoding BamA/TamA family outer membrane protein — translated: MISTSVRAAVAAFALLLLAHGAAAEAPPVWVRRIELRGVKQLGKSVLRDRIDLKTWRALPADPAVSVPAQVAEAYTRAGLPAPMVSVTVGEPDAKGAVEVVLDVVETPLPRLETFDVDLDGLPFFTSLATRGKVLYFRLDAKLSRFNRKDLESGLKKEQRRLRGLGWKGATFQIVEEPPEGDGARSVAVTLELGLRESLEGKGIDGPVMREVTASWKRRNVPLSEGVVNRLARAAATGMTERGYVDVTVTPSERQDAKKKAVVLTANHGLRLAVETIRFEGAVSIPRKRLEKALPFHEPQLLGLSKSHPGPQILEESRLALVDLYSRSGFPDATVEAAMEGSGEKRTIVFRVKEGPLRTIGTLSFPGAKVIDADELRRIAKLKEGRPYVPGRDAEAAGEIRRAYSRRGYDEATVTPRPGAPDEKGRVPLAFEIAEGTAYRLGTITVRGNTKTTTRKILSIGDERPGKPLDGIQLAEHQSHLSRLGVFDTVSVTSAPVPGSSPPEKSVLVAVVERSTRYVEYGLDINTQRGLELAGTVGERNLFGNATNGAFSALVGKKRQSYVLEIGQPALFGTRLFGTVKGTYTWDTTYDGFSLQTMGAQAGFSWEFDPKHIVTLIYKIEEQLPLDVQPDVDEALLPVTETIGSLTPSVSLDQRDDPFLTTTGTYFLVRDKVSRRFLGGSNDFDRLEGDSRYFRSLGSAIVAAGALRFGYAQAHGGTTLPVGERFYVGGASTHRGFREQELGPKGDDGSSLGGETYLLANVELRAPLLGPVEGGLFLDAGNAWLGRIDVTDLRWAAGAGLRLRTPVGPLRVDVGYLIDKREGESRTVFHVALGHAF
- a CDS encoding translocation/assembly module TamB domain-containing protein encodes the protein MNDPEKPRRRWIGRAARALGWAVLVLLGLAALLFGLLHLPAVQRAASRAAVREAGRILEGSVGTGSIRWNALTGTLEVRDFLLRGEGERAGTEISVSRAHIRISVPEYLRGRVVVLGAIVERPFARLALDEKGRVILPFRIPETRDEEPTARPDVDVRSFRLTDGSFELLDRGKAARRIDGSDLALEGRLGLRDLTSTGTLTLGSIDVSAAGHEPLRGSSLTARWTTREDALDLVARLVAKDAGLAAGLDAAVRDLSGTPSYTATLTTEGTLGPLAARLAPDLGLGGTIEARIVASGTGTAPPSATATARAETLTLLGRTFESVDFAGEVAGGILRKGSLELASGQGRLHADASGTVHPAPKDVRFSIRAEKLDLARLLVLPAGAPKLAGTLGGTVEGTLARPVLEGITATADLALAGARSAARGTLAPDARARLSLSGGILTAETVKLTERETTAELSGRYDHRQRTFEGRVDVESGNVGPWLAMLGIEGKGQLTAHLSGGGPVVRPVLDGRLRARALTVAGARIDCVELDAKANGATFTVFNGSAAAYDVTAGMEGDGRLPLPGVKSPEIDLRVRGILFRRHPFPDVDAHAALGATVEARLGTADGRLTAKAVAPARGGFEAEATLVRFDLSPLAAVLPSHLADFHGEVSGHLAAKRSRNGPLEATVSLGDAFVAAAGRRLSTSGGEATVRGERIDLAGLELKGDDGSHGTLSGGGNLDGSALDVVVRLEVPDLSAFEPLLPPESRSAAKPASTENGTDPKSRSGVLGGSVSVDVRMAGELERPGLTGTVKVRDLVALGGALSKLDAALTPTDEGRVVAAVTLAGLSWGAYRVEDARLDAVLAGGALTVDGDALGGRLRVKATGSIAGARPFDATATLDALDLSPFLHAAGISADVTAKRRGGCARAGTVADLGGVAVDLTLDAFEATHPKWAVHADQPVSLVVDHSRVEVRSLRLSGTGLELEATGGLPFEGPGSGRLSLTSSLDLAILLPFFDALDRASGRLLAKLDVAGTVGRPVATGSVAVKDALLDGPDFPTPVEQLTGTVTLEPGEIHSDGITARIGGGTVSLAGRAGLSERKLGRIDATLRARDLELEAGKDVQVRAGADLAAKGDWPSPAISGEVRLDDVVYTPSLDAGELLKAFKERGRRATASKSTLPPFVRGLALDVAVIARDAIHLEGNLGDAELGGNLRVKGTIGEPVVLGSISSTRGELYVLGSSFDLSRARLDFSDPHAIDPDLDIVATTTKNDEEITVRIDGKASKAQLLLTSSKGRSQADIVSVLLGGSGGTGSSELGAAAARMAMRGAAAPILGALGARTDLEMIPLPTTPEGEEFLFSVGKDLGGGLSATYYKGVSGETTDVFELKWRFSSRTRGRLRQNQDGSLSGGFRIRRDLD